GGCGGGTGTGACGATCAACGAGAACGCCGACCCCGATGTGGAACGCGACATCCTCGACCAGCTCGAACACATCGTCCCGCGCCAGGGCGCCTACCACCACCTGGAAGGCAACGCCGACGCGCATATCAAGGCGGCGATCATGGGCTCGTCGGTCACGGTGCTGGTCGAGAAGGGTGCGCTCGTGCTCGGCACGTGGCAGGGCCTCTTCTTTTGCGAGTTCGACGGCCCGCGTTCGCGCCACGTCTACGTCAAGGTCATCGCGGACCCGAGGTAAATGCGCATTCTCATCATCAAGCCGAGCTCGTTCGGCGACATCGTCATGACGTTGCCGGCGCTCGCCCTGCTGCGGCGCGCGCACCCCGAAGCCGAACTCGGCTGGTTCGTCAACGCGGAATTCGCCGGTCTGCTCGACGGGCACCCGATGCTCGCCCGGCTTCACGTCTGGGACCGTGGCCGGCGCGGGAGTATCACGGGCTTCGTCCGGGGGGCCGTATCGCTGCGCCGCGTGCTGCGCGAGGTGCGTGC
The sequence above is a segment of the Verrucomicrobiota bacterium genome. Coding sequences within it:
- a CDS encoding YjbQ family protein — translated: MISELALSTRKRAEFVHITAEVQRVVRESGVDSGTCIVYVPHTTAGVTINENADPDVERDILDQLEHIVPRQGAYHHLEGNADAHIKAAIMGSSVTVLVEKGALVLGTWQGLFFCEFDGPRSRHVYVKVIADPR